In one window of Erwinia tasmaniensis Et1/99 DNA:
- a CDS encoding DUF2778 domain-containing protein codes for MALHGSFVLNGADYSPLSFPGVGTFMAFSGSGDNRNRAGCAHIPTVGPLPTGKYWIVDRSQGGLLSQSLSASKDLFNKVFRDAQFGHSDWFALWRDDMSIDDWTWINSVRRGNFRLHPGTISEGCVTLYRNSDFALLRNMLLRTPLVDVPCMRNLKARGSIEVSSHAYGDTCPTTR; via the coding sequence ATGGCCTTACATGGCTCGTTCGTTCTTAATGGGGCTGATTACTCTCCGCTTAGCTTTCCGGGAGTCGGAACGTTTATGGCGTTTTCCGGGAGTGGTGACAACAGGAACCGTGCCGGTTGTGCTCATATACCGACTGTAGGGCCTCTCCCGACAGGTAAATACTGGATTGTCGACCGATCCCAGGGTGGATTGCTCTCACAGAGCCTGTCTGCATCAAAAGATCTATTTAATAAGGTATTCCGCGATGCGCAGTTTGGCCATTCTGACTGGTTTGCTCTATGGCGAGATGATATGAGCATTGATGACTGGACGTGGATAAACAGCGTCAGGCGTGGGAATTTTCGTCTACATCCAGGAACAATATCGGAAGGCTGCGTAACGCTTTATCGAAATTCTGATTTTGCTCTGCTCCGAAACATGCTGCTCCGGACGCCGTTGGTCGATGTTCCCTGCATGAGAAATCTGAAAGCCCGTGGTTCTATTGAGGTATCAAGTCATGCGTATGGCGACACCTGCCCGACGACTCGCTAA